TTTAACGCTCCGCTGCAACAGTCATTTCCCTAATACTCCTACGATACCTCGAGCTAACCACCAACGTCGAAAGCTGTTGCTAGCCTTGCGTTAGCCGAGGAGACCACAGCCTTCCCAAcccaagttattttttttctgtgggctCATTATCAAAGGATTGCCTTGAGATAAGCTAAGCTGGGAAGGACAAACGTGGAATAAATTTCAAGGCACCGACACCTGCTTCGTTATAGTCTCAGAGGCGTGGGAATATCAAATTAGGTTTTGAAATGAAGGGCGACATTCATTGTTCTTATGAAGGTCTGCTGCTAAGTACGTTTCTGATTGCAAATAACTTTCCCAAAATAGACGTTTCTTGCTTTaagttatctttttttctttcgttgatAATAACCCGCACAAATCCGTAGAAAAACCTCTATGTCATTTGTGGCCAGTAAAATGCTAGAAAGATGAAACACGCTCTGTAAGCCTGATTGCAGGCCACGAACCTACGCAGTCGCTTATTGAGCCTTATCCTTATAGGCCACCGTGAAGCGACGAGCCTTCTCCGGCTTTTCGTCCGACGAGCTGAACGTGGACGGAAGCATCTTGTGTGTACACTTCAGCCATGCAAGATGCCATATACTGTATACTGTATACCTCCTATACTCCTATACCTCCATACTCCATACTCCATATACTCCATACTCCATATACCTCTTATACTGTACTGTACACGACGCAGCGCCTACTTGCGGCCTCTCCTCCTCGCAACAGAACCAGGCCGTCGGGGTTATGTCGCCGATGATGTCGCCGCAGCGCCAAGCCATGTCGCCGCAGCGCTTAGCCATGTGACCGCCGGGtatgatgattgattgattgaaaactttattgttccaccgagctggggtgcccgcctcttaacctacacgtaggtatggggggggggagacgaagcagtccccgctcgttgaggacggtgagtcttcacggcctgaacggccaggcggattgctcgacgctggttgtcttcagcctcgctctggagcaaggcctcccaggcttctctactgtcaatgtcttccttggcccctggggagccagcacactcccatattatatggtctagcgtacctttttgcttacaaattttgcagagggcgtcgttatagtccctcgtctgtgttaagtagatccaatgtggtgacgtataattgtttccctggaggcgtcccCGGGTATGATGCGCGGCCCGCCGATGGGCATGATTCGCTCGCCCATTTCGGCGGGAAGCCGCGGGTACCTGGTGCGCGCGCCCTCGGGCCCACTGCGCGTGGCCGCTCCCAGAATGCCCGTCCAGTACCCGCTGCGGGGGGTCCCCTCCTCCAGGCCCACGCCGCTAACACCGGCCGGCAGGTCCAGGTAAGCGCTGCTCCTCCTCCTTCGCTTTTCTCTTACGTTCTTTATTTCTTCCACGTGGTTTTCCCACGTGGTTTCCGGTAGCGCCGGCGCAttggcatttttttattttctccttcgATCAGGGCTCTAACGCGAACGCTTTGACCAGCTCGAACGAGGTGATCTTGGCCACTGCCACGACCATCCAGGTCATCGCCGCCATCATTTTCTTTATCGTATGTTGCTGGTCGTTACCGCAATTTCGGCAGCTCAGACACTGTCTTTACACCCCTTCCGTTCGTTGCATAGGCCTAGCGTGGTGCTGGACCTGTAGTGGCCTTGGCTCCTGCAACTgcggctgttgttgttgttgttgttgtagcctgtgatgcgtgtggctcctacccgcgatgggggattggccaagaaatgggtggatgcGGCTGCTATGAGCATACAGTTAAtgctgtccttttcttttttttttcgttatatgTACGCGCTCCTTGTTTTTACGGCAATTTTCGGCTTCTTCGACATTGACTTCTTGTCACCGTAGTCTCCTTGTCAACATTGTATTTGTTGGCTAAACATAGGGTAACAGGTGAACAGTTCGGTTAGGTGCTCCTGGCCCCCGTCATTAACTACTGCTTATTATTTCGACCTACCCATAACTGTTTCCT
This genomic window from Dermacentor albipictus isolate Rhodes 1998 colony chromosome 9, USDA_Dalb.pri_finalv2, whole genome shotgun sequence contains:
- the LOC135912703 gene encoding uncharacterized protein gives rise to the protein MGMIRSPISAGSRGYLVRAPSGPLRVAAPRMPVQYPLRGVPSSRPTPLTPAGRSRDDDDLTLFPERSLIMLLVFLFLLALVVVILAISGMSLPGFSRSKNGSA